In Kineococcus sp. NBC_00420, a single genomic region encodes these proteins:
- the lspA gene encoding signal peptidase II, with the protein MTDASRSPEPSPPGTDARRPRRTLWTFLVWVVVFALDQVTKVLAVANLEPGVVQPFVGKVLQFHLIRNPGAAFSFATGSTWIFTVLAAAVVVVVVRLSRKLRSTAWALAFGFLLAGATGNLADRLLREPGFARGHVVDFLQLPHWPIFNVADSSICVAAVLIAILAIRGVGLDGTRETRPEKAANDA; encoded by the coding sequence ATGACCGATGCCTCTCGATCCCCGGAGCCGTCCCCCCCGGGGACCGACGCCCGGCGCCCCCGCCGCACGCTGTGGACCTTCCTCGTCTGGGTGGTCGTCTTCGCCCTCGACCAGGTCACCAAGGTCCTCGCCGTCGCGAACCTCGAACCCGGTGTGGTGCAGCCCTTCGTCGGCAAGGTGTTGCAGTTCCACCTGATCCGCAACCCCGGAGCGGCGTTCAGCTTCGCCACCGGCAGCACCTGGATCTTCACCGTCCTCGCCGCGGCGGTCGTCGTCGTGGTCGTGCGGTTGTCCCGCAAGCTGCGCAGCACCGCCTGGGCCCTGGCCTTCGGCTTCCTGCTCGCCGGCGCCACCGGCAACCTCGCCGACCGGCTGCTGCGCGAACCCGGGTTCGCCCGCGGGCACGTCGTGGACTTCCTGCAGCTGCCGCACTGGCCGATCTTCAACGTCGCGGACTCGAGCATCTGCGTCGCGGCCGTCCTCATCGCCATCCTCGCGATCCGCGGGGTGGGCCTCGACGGCACCCGCGAGACGCGCCCCGAGAAAGCGGCGAACGATGCCTGA
- a CDS encoding DivIVA domain-containing protein has protein sequence MPLTPEEVVEKRFNPTRVREGYAQDEVDDFLDEVVAELRRLNGENAELRGQLNQCQARVSELTRAGAQAAEVPAPASEVVFEKEPEPVAAPEPEPLPEPEPVQAVQETAAATVQPGAPGEDATARAAGVIALAQRLHDEYVREGESQRDALVASAQEQAQQVVSEAEARRDRTLGELEGRKHALEGVIHELHGRETTYREQLEQFIATQLEDLRRVARVVPDDAVIR, from the coding sequence ATGCCGCTCACTCCCGAAGAAGTCGTCGAGAAGCGTTTCAACCCCACGCGGGTACGCGAGGGCTACGCCCAGGACGAGGTCGACGACTTCCTCGACGAGGTCGTCGCCGAGCTGCGCCGGCTCAACGGCGAGAACGCCGAGCTGCGCGGTCAGCTCAACCAGTGCCAGGCCCGGGTCTCCGAGCTGACGCGGGCGGGTGCCCAGGCCGCGGAGGTCCCCGCGCCGGCGTCCGAGGTCGTGTTCGAGAAGGAGCCGGAGCCCGTCGCGGCCCCGGAGCCGGAACCGCTCCCGGAGCCCGAGCCCGTCCAGGCCGTCCAGGAGACCGCTGCGGCCACCGTCCAGCCTGGTGCCCCGGGTGAGGACGCCACTGCGCGTGCCGCCGGGGTCATCGCCCTCGCGCAGCGTCTGCACGACGAGTACGTCCGTGAGGGCGAGTCGCAGCGCGACGCGCTCGTCGCCTCCGCCCAGGAGCAGGCCCAGCAGGTCGTGTCCGAGGCGGAAGCCCGCCGCGACCGCACGCTGGGTGAGCTCGAGGGCCGCAAGCACGCCCTCGAAGGCGTCATCCACGAGCTGCACGGCCGGGAGACGACCTACCGCGAGCAGCTCGAGCAGTTCATCGCGACCCAGCTCGAGGACCTGCGTCGTGTCGCGCGCGTCGTTCCCGACGACGCGGTCATCCGCTGA
- a CDS encoding TraR/DksA family transcriptional regulator yields the protein MHGVSAGTATAGASTGITGRAVRAAAVRELPVKDSEEAWTPAELDEVRAELQSEIDRLTHQLDDANSSFSALVRSGGEGAGDDQVDHGATTAGREHEMTIANNARDLLEQTQRALVRMGSGVFGVCESCSGPVGKARLQAFPRVTQCMTCKSRAERR from the coding sequence ATGCACGGGGTGTCTGCAGGAACCGCGACCGCGGGAGCGTCCACGGGGATCACCGGACGGGCCGTCCGCGCCGCTGCGGTGCGTGAGTTGCCGGTCAAGGACTCCGAGGAGGCCTGGACCCCGGCCGAGCTCGACGAGGTCCGCGCGGAACTCCAGAGCGAGATCGACCGCCTCACCCACCAGCTCGACGACGCCAACTCGTCCTTCTCCGCGCTGGTCCGTTCCGGCGGCGAGGGGGCCGGCGACGACCAGGTCGACCACGGTGCCACCACGGCCGGTCGCGAGCACGAGATGACGATCGCCAACAACGCCCGTGACCTGCTCGAGCAGACCCAGCGCGCACTGGTCCGCATGGGTTCGGGGGTCTTCGGCGTGTGCGAGTCCTGCAGCGGCCCCGTGGGCAAGGCGCGCCTGCAGGCCTTCCCGCGCGTCACCCAGTGCATGACCTGCAAGTCCCGCGCCGAACGCCGCTGA
- a CDS encoding RluA family pseudouridine synthase — translation MPEQRSLPVPDGLEGERVDAGLSRLLGFSRTRAAEIAATGGVLLDGRAVGKSDRLTAGSWLEVEVPDPVGAPTAVAEVIDGLTIVHDDDDLVVVDKPVGVAAHPSPGWTGPTVVGGLMGAGYTIATSGSAERQGVVHRLDVGTSGLMVVAKSEHAYSALKRAFKERTVEKVYHALVQGHPDPLRGTIDAPIGRHPGGTYKFAVMAEGKPSVTHYEVMEAFRSAALCEVHLETGRTHQIRVHFSALRHPCVGDMSYGADPTLAARLGLQRQWLHAVRLGFEHPGTGRPVEFTSSYPLDLATALERLAD, via the coding sequence ATGCCTGAACAGCGCAGTCTCCCGGTCCCCGACGGTCTCGAGGGGGAGCGCGTCGACGCGGGCCTGTCCCGACTCCTCGGGTTCTCCCGCACCCGCGCCGCCGAGATCGCGGCCACCGGTGGGGTCCTGCTCGACGGCCGCGCCGTCGGCAAGTCCGACCGCCTCACCGCCGGGTCCTGGCTCGAGGTCGAGGTGCCCGACCCGGTCGGCGCACCGACCGCCGTGGCCGAGGTGATCGACGGGCTGACCATCGTGCACGACGACGACGACCTCGTCGTCGTCGACAAGCCCGTCGGGGTGGCGGCCCACCCCAGCCCCGGCTGGACCGGCCCGACCGTCGTCGGCGGGCTGATGGGCGCGGGGTACACCATCGCCACGTCGGGATCGGCGGAACGCCAAGGGGTCGTGCACCGCCTCGACGTCGGCACGTCGGGTCTGATGGTGGTCGCCAAGAGCGAGCACGCCTACTCCGCCCTGAAGCGCGCCTTCAAGGAGCGGACGGTCGAGAAGGTCTACCACGCGCTCGTCCAGGGCCACCCCGACCCGTTGCGCGGCACCATCGACGCCCCCATCGGTCGCCACCCCGGGGGGACCTACAAGTTCGCGGTCATGGCCGAGGGCAAACCGTCCGTCACCCACTACGAGGTGATGGAGGCCTTCCGTTCCGCCGCGCTCTGCGAGGTGCACCTGGAGACGGGGCGCACCCACCAGATCCGTGTTCACTTCTCCGCGCTGCGCCACCCCTGCGTCGGGGACATGAGCTACGGCGCCGACCCGACGCTCGCGGCCCGTCTCGGCCTGCAGCGCCAGTGGCTGCACGCCGTCCGGCTCGGTTTCGAGCACCCGGGGACGGGCCGGCCCGTCGAGTTCACGAGCAGCTACCCGCTCGACCTGGCCACCGCCCTGGAGCGCCTCGCCGACTGA